A segment of the Populus alba chromosome 9, ASM523922v2, whole genome shotgun sequence genome:
GATATTCATATGGACTTTTACGTCCAGTACggaatttaattaagttttttttatcagtttcttAATCATCTAGAGAGCATCATAGAGTAATTTGTTTATCGTTTTGTCTTGGACCTGGCTCTTTAATCAAAAGCATTTTACCATTCCACTTACCTCTCAACCACTGAGAAGTGTTCTCagagattaaaaaagaagaagaaatgattaATAATACTGCCTGACCATTTTGTTTCCATTTATTTAATTCGGTGCCAAAACTCTTGAATTCATTGCAAACAGAGTAGGGTAAAAAGATAATGGTTGAAAGAGAGGCCAAAAGAACGGGAGCTTGGAGATATGGatcgaggaggaggaggaggaggaatttTGGGCTAATTTTTCTGGAGAAGATCTCTTTGTGGACAAAAAGAATGACCATTGGTGGCCAACCAATCCGCTCATCTGTTGtcctcccaaaaaaaaaaaaaaaaaaaaatctttggcctccaatttaaaaaatttaattaaattaacttcaaGATATTTTACACTACTTTTAGATCATCTAGTCAATCTGTTACTTGAATGTCTAGACAAACCGAGTATGATGGTTAATGATTACAAGTCtcctgaaaaaaagaaaagaaaaaaaatcgaaatATTAAGTTCGGTAGAAAAGTCAAGTCCGAATTACATAAGGCTCTGTTTGCATCTTTTTTTAAGGGAAGACAGTGAGGCCCAAACCCCAATATCAATGGACGGCTACACATAATAATACCTTTTCTTATACAATTAACCtacaacactaaaaaaattgaaatttgttaAGGTGCTTTATTGTTTCTATAAATATTTACTAATAAAACactttaacatgttttttaagtcaatttataaCAATTTAGTGTTCAAGCTTAGTTggtaacaaacaaaaaaaaaatcacaagataATTTTCGTGGGATagtttaatttgtcaaattctagatttgttttttaaaggtcACCAGTTCGAGTTCCATAAATTTTATAgcctattaaatatttatatagttattaacttCAGGGTCTATAGtattagtcgaggtgcgtgcAAGCTGGTTCGGACatctatgttaataaaaaaaatcacaagattGCATATTCAAACCatgatgcatgttttttttttttttttaaaaataatggtggatgatttattttctgtctttttAACAGCAAAAAATAGAGCTAGGTGTGCAGACGTGactcttttctatttttcttcttctttttgtcccttttttttggttttttgttgcTCCAAAAAGAATAGTAaccactaatattttttaatatatatatatatatatatattttattataatgtatctgatataaaaatactaatattaataataaatggtTTATGAAAATCcaattcaattttgtttattcttaAAGATTTTAGATAAATctttaacatgattttatcatatttatgatgtttttagattttaatcacacaaaatatagacatgctattttttttatatatatatatatatatttttaaattataaaatattttttaacagaaATAATGATTTCAGTTAAAAAGTTTGTgttcattaaaatcaataagagatgtgttaataaaaaaaatttatcttgatattgaaaaattcaaacgcttatatttttagatttaatagcAATAACAAACAATTCTTTGAGATCTagatgttttttgtttgtttgtttaaaagttttttttttttttttatagcatagCGTGGATATACAAACTAATTTTTTCTAGAGGAATTACAAATTACACGACATTAAAAGATTTTAGAGTGATTTCACTTGCTTGTACTATTTACATGAATTgtgaagcatgttttttttattttttgtttttatttttttttatcatttaataatttattgattttgaattgatcttcatattttgtttcaatttactttttataagattatcatgaTCTTAAACAAATATCATAGTATTtggttggtgtttgattttgtgaatgtatattttaattattatataattaagtaaaaaatagtttaagaaacaaagttattaaactaaACCAGGTTAATATGACCTATGTCACAAATTTAAAGAGTTAAGTCGTGAAGCCTAAGTCCATCAAATATATCAttgtttcaatatatatatcatctcaaaaaaaaaaaaaatcaagtcaaaccaTGGTTTTAGTAGTTATTTAGATAGCCTTCGGACTTGTCAAGTCGTGAGGGTCATGctgggaaaaaataatttaagaaactaaagttttaaatttagtaGGGTTCATAACCCGAGTCGTATTTTTAGTAGGTTAAGCCACGAAACCCAATTCGATCtaatatattaacttttcaatactaaaaaaaaaatatcatcttgagttttttttaaaaacaaaccatatttttatcaattattcaaattatttttaaacccgTCAAGTCGAtttagtaatataaaaaaactcatgtatGATTTGAGTTGAAACCCAAGTTgaacaagaaattaatttaaagatttcAAAATTAGCTCATAgagtttaatttaatatcaatataaaaaaattcatataagaCATTTTTTACAGTAAAAGATTTTTATTCCCACTCGCAGCGTAACAGGGAAGTaactatatgtgtgtgtgtctatgaTTTGGATGGCAACGAATGGTAGTATATTAAAGTCACTTCTCACATAAATTACATGATCGTACACTACGAGTAATTTGGACCCACGaattcttatataattattgttttaaaacttgaattggTTCGGCTGTTAACTCGTAACTCGATGATATaattaacttatttaaaaatcttccgttgaaaaaaaatagaaaaagaaaaaacgtgGTGGACTCATTCAAAAATTTCAGGTTTACATAGTCTGctatcttgaaaataaatagatgTTATTGGTGTGCATGGAATTGTAATAGTGATAAtagttttaaagtattttttgtttaaaaatatattaaaataaaattttttaaatttttttttaatatcagcatataaaaatgattcgaaaacatattttttttattttaaaccaaaacatttaaaattttgagagAACGCAGTGCAAACACTTATAATTATGTATTtagtattagaaaataatataacccATATTATGGGACCTTACCTAATAGCTTatgctattgggttgagatggtttattgacatggtatcaaagccttgatgactaagtggtcacgagttcaaatcttattatttttatttatttgataaaaattaagcataaactAATAAGAGCCTATGCAAATTTCAAGTCCAAAAGACTTTTATTTGAGAGGGtatgttagataataatataaatcatattatgaGATCTTACCTGATAGcttaaattattggattaagatggtttttttaacatttagttatgtttttttctagtaaaatagattttaattccaataattttagttgatttgattattattatataataagaaAGCATTTCCTTGCATCTTCAGGTCCAAAGTCTTCGAAtctccaaataaataaataaaaattattatcttgaaTTCTATCAGGTTCTAACTTCATATCTTGTAAAAATCAAcgcattttattatttagtgaataatgaatttaaatcacaaaaattttattatcattatcattgttattgaaattatgtattttatttcaattacaagtttgattttgtttggttaaattttatttggtatGGATTTTGCGTAGTtcccataaaaaattatcttttaaattttagtttaaaaaattaattttttttaatgtaaaaactaCGAGAGATAATTATTTTGTGTGTACACAATTTAAATAGTAGAAAACCGAGCATCTTTCTAACATGCTTGGAGTTTCTCAAGTCAGGATAATTCTTGAATTGAGTCAGCATGCATATTCAAAGAACTAATAACACTTTAATCTATTATCACCttgaattcattaattattctctctttttttcttcagtttATGCTTTTATGACGAGGCATCATGATTCAAGCAGATTTAGAACAATGGATGTCCTAGCTGCCAGAAAAATTTGAAGTTAGGTTCGCCGGCATATTAAACAGctatagaaactaaaaaaaataattttaaacaaacttttttttttttttccagcaaaCAACATTTTGATTATAATGTGAAACACATCCTTCAAACTAAACACATAGGTctccttctattttttatgtttcacagtcatataaaaatatagaatactaaaaatattattaataatcattttgtattgaatatacttttttttttttgcggtaTAGTGTAGTCgagttaaattgttttaatataaaaacatttgtttAGATTATAATAATCTGAGTTAACCTGAATTAACTTGATAAATACATGGTAAATAAAATGAGGATATccagtaaaatgaaaaaaaaaaaaaacctataaaatttaaagtccAATAACCTaatttcaaatgataaaattttcaattgtctctatttttattctataaatcatattgctaataaaaaaaatatatgtgttttcaaagaaaatttaacCGATCAAGTCACATCAATTCCTTCCCTCATTTTTCTGCAACCCCAACCCATCTagatattagttttaaaatttaaacttaaataataataataataataatactaaaatagtgaattttagaaattaactcaagATCCTAAATTcacattttttccttctttttctaaacttatattttttaagttttattctttaatatttatttaattaaaaattatactttattatttttttttatattggattttttagtaattttcaaAACAACCCACTTATCtcagggttttttcttttcttttaacttttgtctccttttttatttttttaaccctttttcttcaagttcccattattctttttaaattggttCGTATATTAGCTCTTTTTCCTCCCCACAACTggagtgatttaaaaaaaaaaaacggataCACAAATCTAAGTGACGTACTAAATTAAAACTCTTGACAAAAAAAGGAAGATTCTCTCTCCCCAGCATTCAAAATCAACACGAGTTGAAAACAGTAAACAAAGCAGTGTACCATCAAAGAGTATCCAGCTGGACACTCACTCAGAAGTCCCTTGGAGGTTGACCGACAACAACAACTCAAGAAAAGAACCGAGTAAACTCATCCATCCTTTTCCAGACAGTGCAATACAGATAGGAAACAACAGACACATATGGCTACGTGTCAGAATCAACGAGGTTATCTCTTCTGTCTGTCTTCCCTCAACCACTTATCATATCAAAgacaaaacaattttattaacAGGAAAGATACTGGAAGTttcattatcattaattttataacatgaaaaattaatcaatatatatataaattgatataaacatttatgttaataaaaaaaataaaaaaaattaattttaaaaaatataatttaattagttagattttaggttttctaaaatttattaattcaaatcCCATAAATTTTAGGAATtactaaaaacttatatgattATTAGTTTTATAGTCCATagtgattagttgaaaaatATGCAAGTTGGCTCAaacatttatgttaaaaaaaaaattataactttaaggatagtttaattaatcagatttttaacttattttttaatttttatgagtgtaactattaaaaatttatataattattaattttaaaattcatataaaattaaacaaaaattgcccgaatgttaataaaaaaaaaaaatgttttggacAGTAGTGTCACAACTGTACCACAAAATGTCCCTAGACATGGCCGCCTCAAGAGAAACTCCTAGAGTTCCTACCTGGTTACGTCTCCCATGAAGGGAAATATCTAGGTTACTACTGTCGGATCATGCTAGGAAGGGACAATGAGCCTACTAAACGTGTTTCACTTCTACCAGAGGGGTTTTCACcgaacccaaataaaaacatggcTTGCCGGTGACccgtaataattaattttgagatttttaaaacaatatcttaCAAGGTTTTCACACATGAAACGAAAAAACGTAAGCTGAACTTGTGGGGTTCTTTTGGTCCCCATGCAAATATTTGTAACCTATAAATACAGAAGTTGCCTTCTCCTCCGTCCAAAGCAACAATCTCCCTCTTCGAACAAGCAAAGCTCCTTCCAATTACAGCCAACATTTCTCTGTAAGATCAGAGTCAAGCTCaagctctcttcttttctcaagGAGATAGAAAAGTACCCAGTACCAATAGAAACCTTTTCAAGTTTGCTGCCATAAACCTTGCTATGGAAAGGTCAAGTGGAATGCAAAACAATGGTGGCTGTTTTTCCAGAGGATGTGGGTGGATCAAATCCTTGTCTGAGAGATCAAAGGCTAAGATAGTTGAatgtgcaagaaaaataaagaaattaggaCAAGATGATCCAAGAAGAGTTAATCATTCAGGAAAAGTAGGGCTAGCCATCACTTTGGTATCACTGTTCTACTACTTTGAACCTCTCTACAATGGCTTTGGTGACTCTGCAATGTGGGCTGTCATGACTGTTGTGGTGGTCTTCGAATTCTCTGTTGGTAAGTTACATAAGCTAATAGTCCATCTTTATCGTTCAAAAACTAAGTAAATTAATGCTTGATAGATGACTCCTAATTTATTATAATGCAGGAGCAACGCTGGGTAGAGGTCTCAACAGAGGTTTGGCAACATTTCTAGCAGGAGCTCTTGGGTTTGGTGCACATCGCTTGGCCACTCTATCTGGAGAGAAAGGGGAGCCCATGCTTCTTGGGCTCTTCGTCTTTCTACTGGGTAAATATTGATTCACTAGTCTTGAAACAACTTCTATTTCACAcagttcttcattttctttctttctcgaaAAAACTTCAAGAATTTTGTTGTGACTGGCTGGTGATGTTATGCAGCTACAACGGTGACATTTGTTCGATTCTTTCCAAGAATGAAGGCAAGATATGATTATGGGCTTCTCATATTTATCTTGACGTTCTGTTTGATATCGGTTTCGGGTTACCGAGATGATGAAGTTCTAGAGATGGCCCATAAGAGAGTCTCAACCATTCTTATTGGTGGCCTTACTGCTGTGTTTGTGTGCATTTGCATATGCCCAGTATGGGCTGGTGACGATCTTCACAATCTTGCTGCTGCCAACATTGAAAAACTTGGGATTTTCTTGGAACATTTCGGGGTTGAATTCTTTCGTAAACCAGAAGAGGGAGAATCAATTAACAAGGCATCTTTGCAAGGCTATAAGAGTGTCCTCAACTCGAAAAACATGGAAGAATCACTGGTAAGCAAAAACAAAGAGCTGAAACCTCCTGTctctcaatttcaatttctaGAACACAACTCAAATAATGAATTTTCTCCATGTGTTTTACAGGTTAATTTTGCAAGATGGGAACCTGGTCATGGCCAGTTCAAGTTTCGTCATCCTTGGAAACACTACCTCAAGGTTGGAAGCCTAACTAGGCAATGTGCCTACAAAGTCGAAGCTCTTAATGGCTACCTCAATTCTGACATTAAGGTATGAACTCTGTCCACACAAAATCattacacagaaaaaaaaatgcaactaGACATTAACAGAGAATACTAATGTGATCAAAATGGAAACAATTTTTGCAGACACCACCAGAAATCCAAGGCATGATTCAGGATTCATGCACAAAAATGAGCTCAGAAATAGGAAAAGCATTGAAGGAATTAGCATTGGCTATCAAAAGCATGACCCCGCCATCCTCTGCCAGTTCCCACCTTGTAAAATCAAAAAATGCTGCCAAGAACATGAAGTTATTGCTCTATTCAGACCTGTGTGAAGGCATTAACCTCTTAGAAGTTGTCCCAGCCGTTACCGTCACTTCTCTACTATTTGAGGTGATCTCTTGCACAGAGAAAATTGCTGAGGCAATTCATGAATTAGCCTCCCTTGCAGGGTTTGAAAACGTAGAACAAGAGAAACCGAAATTACCTGAGCAGGGAGAAATGCAGCAGGGTGCTAACATGGATGTACATCATCATGTTGTTACAATTGACCAGCCACCTCCAGTTAAGCCACAGAATGGGAGTTTGTCATCGTCGACAACTAGTTGAAGCTTGATAAAGATGTGAACATTTTACTAATTTAACCTATGTAAAATACAGCATGCGATGATGTTTAAAAATCTCATGTGCCTTGAAATAAGGTTTTTTTGGTGGGTTGATTATATGTtcattcaaataacttttttattcaaaGTAAATGAAACTCTCTTGATACATATAAAAAGTCTTCTTTTGGATGTTTTAATGATTCCCTGATGGTAAAGTTAGTAATTTTATAGAGAAAATGAGTAATAAATATGATAGAAAACCTTAAATTCCAATAATAAGGTTGTTCTTGTGTTGAATATATATGTCTTTTGAATGTAAAATCTTAAACCTTTTACCTAAATAGTTTAAGGGATATTTGTAGCCGTTGAACCTTGTCTTTTTTCTTGAGTTGAgagactgaaaaataattttaccatGATAATATTTACGAGGGACAAATATCTCTTATTACACATGCATTAATGAGGAAGACATCCTTTTCACGTGTATGAATGAGAGAAGAAGCAAATAAGTTTAAGACATTCATTAATTAGTCCCAAAAACATCAAGTCATGttattggaaaaaagaaaaggcatggGCCCAAGGAGACCGGGCACACCCCTTGGGATTGGGCTCGGGAACACCACCTAGGCCCAAAGAAGGGTTGGGCACTCACCTAGCACTTGAGCTTGAGTGCTCTACCCAAGCCCACTAGGTGTTGGATAAGGTCCAAAAATTATGCCCAAGACTATTGTGGGTTTTGTgctaaaatagataaatattaatCCATCAATAGCTCCTCAAGTCGGTATAGCATTTTTACCGAATagacttgataaaaatattgtttcatttTCAGCATTTCTTCATGTAAGAAAGGTGGGTGCTTTTTGAGGTGTTTCATTGGAGCATGTTAGATGGCATTTGTAGCTGAAATATTGCTTATCTTTATTGGATAAATAAAGAGTATGGTGCTTCATGACGATATTAATTGCCTTTTTGTGGATTTGTTATGGTGGTAACATATGTCACTAATTTGACGGAGGATGGATGAGACCTCTCTCCCCCTATATAAAGacttatttcatttcattttaattcatttgaAGTCCCTTTCTAACATTTCTCTTAATAACTTGGCGTGAAGAGAAATATGTGTATAGAAGTATTTTTAATCTTGGTGTGAGACATGATAACTTCACGGAATGAAGTAGAAGAAGTCATCTTAAAGTAACCTTATCCTCAacattttcctttcaaaatgGCCACTAAAGAGGGAAACAAGTAGCATGTAGTAGTGACTTTACTTTCAGACTAAGGCACCTAGACTAGGGGTTCTAATGGGGGACCAGGATCTATATGGATTATACCTAGTACTAAGAGGGCTAGCTCCCCGCCCACTGGAAAACTTTAGGTTACCCAAAGCTCTGATATTTACTGgcttttcattttgaattaaagAAATTCTATGGTTCAAGGCTCTCTCTAAAGGCAGTTGCTTtagtttatcaaaaaaaatgaagcaaaagCATACTTCATTAACAAGGCATTAACttccttcttcatttttttagccTTTCTTCCATTTATATGGAAAGAAGCTACCCTACAAAGCCAATTATTGcatcttttaaattcttttacgCTGTTAAAGTTGACAATCTGCAACTTAACTtcctcaatgattttttttaatcatcttgCCTTcgtttttaaagaaaagtttcattttgataaaatcaaatagGATTGAAGAGT
Coding sequences within it:
- the LOC118053830 gene encoding aluminum-activated malate transporter 2-like gives rise to the protein MERSSGMQNNGGCFSRGCGWIKSLSERSKAKIVECARKIKKLGQDDPRRVNHSGKVGLAITLVSLFYYFEPLYNGFGDSAMWAVMTVVVVFEFSVGATLGRGLNRGLATFLAGALGFGAHRLATLSGEKGEPMLLGLFVFLLATTVTFVRFFPRMKARYDYGLLIFILTFCLISVSGYRDDEVLEMAHKRVSTILIGGLTAVFVCICICPVWAGDDLHNLAAANIEKLGIFLEHFGVEFFRKPEEGESINKASLQGYKSVLNSKNMEESLVNFARWEPGHGQFKFRHPWKHYLKVGSLTRQCAYKVEALNGYLNSDIKTPPEIQGMIQDSCTKMSSEIGKALKELALAIKSMTPPSSASSHLVKSKNAAKNMKLLLYSDLCEGINLLEVVPAVTVTSLLFEVISCTEKIAEAIHELASLAGFENVEQEKPKLPEQGEMQQGANMDVHHHVVTIDQPPPVKPQNGSLSSSTTS